A stretch of Paenibacillus sp. URB8-2 DNA encodes these proteins:
- a CDS encoding PulJ/GspJ family protein has translation MNEFVKRLKAEERGFTLVELISSITIFAMVVGLISAVTMFGMRSYHQITVQNALRDEADLIMSTIITKLYTYGPERVQNTAGGVELIKSGANPQVIAVNGSDIVIATGGTGADSGSPIAVQSELEGSTITLIKTDGRTAPLNAPYPSGTIEIKLVLKYQGNEEDRLELNSQFGF, from the coding sequence ATGAACGAATTCGTTAAGCGCTTGAAAGCGGAGGAACGGGGCTTTACCCTGGTCGAATTGATCAGCTCGATAACGATTTTTGCCATGGTTGTGGGACTGATCTCTGCTGTGACGATGTTCGGCATGCGAAGCTATCACCAAATTACGGTGCAGAACGCCTTGCGGGATGAGGCCGATCTCATTATGTCCACCATTATTACGAAGTTATACACTTATGGTCCTGAGCGAGTACAGAACACAGCCGGCGGCGTTGAACTGATCAAAAGCGGAGCCAACCCGCAGGTCATCGCTGTAAACGGCAGTGATATTGTTATTGCTACTGGAGGCACCGGCGCGGACTCCGGCTCCCCGATAGCCGTTCAATCTGAACTGGAGGGGTCGACGATCACGTTGATCAAGACGGACGGAAGAACCGCACCGCTCAACGCTCCCTATCCTTCCGGGACCATTGAAATTAAGCTGGTGCTGAAATACCAAGGAAATGAAGAGGATAGACTGGAGCTTAATAGTCAATTCGGATTTTAG
- the argH gene encoding argininosuccinate lyase, with translation MSKLWGGRFTKGTNKLVEEYTASIGFDKALAEEDVQGSLAHVTMLGKCGILPQEDVETIKNGLQKVLEKVRAGEVEFSVSDEDIHMNIEKHLIEEIGPVGGKLHTGRSRNDQVATDMHLYLRNRVVELVDLLHGLQEALIEQAKDNVETIVPGYTHLQRAQPILFAHHLLAYVSMFHRDAERLSDSYKRINVLPLGAGALAGTTFPIDRHFVAEQLGFDGVYENSLDAVSDRDFIVEFLANASLIMTHLSRLSEELVLWSSTEFSFVELDDAFCTGSSIMPQKKNPDVPELVRGKTGRVYGNLIGLLTVLKSLPLAYNKDMQEDKEGMFDTVTTLTGALQLFAPMIATMKVNKGRMREAVNTDFSNATDIADFLVGKGLPFRQAHEVIGKTVLYCINEGKFLLDLTLDEFKQFSPLFDENIYAVLQPEAVVNARNVYGGTATVQVQAAIVRAEENLLEAKKWVAELTEKL, from the coding sequence GTGAGCAAGCTGTGGGGTGGACGTTTTACCAAAGGAACGAATAAGCTCGTGGAGGAATACACAGCCTCCATCGGCTTTGATAAAGCGCTGGCGGAAGAAGATGTGCAGGGCAGTCTGGCGCATGTGACGATGCTGGGCAAATGCGGGATTTTGCCGCAGGAAGATGTGGAGACGATTAAGAACGGACTTCAGAAGGTGCTGGAGAAGGTCCGCGCCGGAGAGGTCGAATTTTCCGTTTCGGATGAAGATATTCATATGAATATCGAGAAGCATCTGATCGAGGAAATCGGCCCGGTCGGTGGCAAGCTGCATACGGGACGCAGCCGCAACGACCAGGTGGCGACGGACATGCATCTGTATTTGCGCAACCGGGTGGTGGAGCTTGTCGACCTGCTGCATGGGCTTCAGGAAGCGCTGATTGAGCAGGCCAAAGACAATGTGGAAACGATTGTGCCCGGATATACTCACTTGCAGCGGGCCCAGCCGATTCTGTTCGCGCATCATCTCCTCGCCTATGTCTCGATGTTCCACCGGGACGCGGAGCGGCTGAGTGACAGCTATAAGCGCATCAATGTGCTGCCGCTGGGCGCCGGAGCGCTGGCGGGAACGACCTTCCCGATCGACCGGCATTTTGTCGCGGAGCAGCTTGGCTTTGACGGCGTCTACGAGAACAGTCTGGATGCCGTCAGCGACCGCGATTTTATCGTCGAGTTCTTGGCAAACGCCTCGCTGATTATGACGCATCTTTCGCGCCTGAGTGAAGAGCTGGTGCTGTGGAGCAGCACGGAGTTCAGCTTCGTGGAGCTGGATGACGCCTTCTGCACAGGCAGCAGCATTATGCCGCAGAAGAAGAATCCGGACGTGCCGGAGCTTGTGCGCGGCAAGACGGGCCGTGTCTACGGCAACCTGATCGGCCTGCTGACGGTGCTGAAATCCCTGCCTCTGGCGTACAACAAAGACATGCAGGAAGACAAGGAAGGCATGTTTGACACGGTAACGACGCTGACGGGCGCCCTTCAATTGTTCGCGCCGATGATTGCGACGATGAAGGTGAACAAGGGACGGATGCGGGAAGCGGTGAATACCGATTTTTCCAACGCGACGGATATTGCGGACTTCCTGGTCGGCAAAGGACTGCCGTTCCGCCAGGCGCATGAAGTCATCGGAAAAACGGTGCTGTACTGCATCAATGAAGGCAAATTCCTGCTCGATTTGACGCTGGACGAATTCAAGCAGTTCTCGCCGCTGTTCGACGAGAATATCTACGCGGTGCTCCAGCCGGAAGCGGTCGTCAATGCGCGCAACGTGTACGGCGGTACAGCAACCGTGCAGGTGCAGGCGGCGATCGTTAGGGCGGAAGAGAATCTGCTCGAAGCGAAAAAATGGGTTGCGGAGCTTACGGAGAAACTTTAA
- a CDS encoding argininosuccinate synthase produces MAKEKIVLAYSGGLDTSVILKWLKETYDAEIIAFTADIGQKEELDGLEEKALATGASKVYIDDLREEFAKDFIYPMFQAGALYEGQYLLGTSIARPLIAKRMVDIAIAEGATAIAHGATGKGNDQVRFELGAAGLAPNIKVIAPWRLEEFRNQFPGRAEMIAYAEANGIPVQASAAKPYSMDRNLLHISYESGVLEDPWFDASAPENKEMFLLTNAPEDAPDEAEYIELEFLKGDCIALNGEPLAPLQVMEKLNELGGKHGIGRVDMVENRFVGMKSRGVYETPGGTILFTAHRKMESITMDREVMNVRDSLITRYSTLVYNGFWFAPERKAIQALVAESQQNVTGTVRLKLYKGNIIGAGVKSPVSLYNPNIATMEADPTQAYDQGDATGFIRLNALRLKVSTGVAESAK; encoded by the coding sequence ATGGCAAAAGAAAAAATCGTGCTCGCCTATTCCGGCGGCCTGGATACCTCGGTCATTCTGAAATGGCTGAAAGAAACATACGATGCGGAAATTATCGCTTTTACGGCCGATATCGGCCAGAAGGAAGAATTGGATGGCCTGGAGGAAAAAGCGCTCGCTACCGGCGCGTCGAAAGTATATATCGACGACCTGCGCGAGGAATTCGCCAAGGATTTCATCTACCCGATGTTCCAGGCGGGGGCGCTGTATGAAGGGCAGTACCTGCTCGGCACCAGCATCGCCCGCCCGCTGATCGCCAAACGCATGGTCGACATCGCCATCGCGGAAGGCGCGACAGCGATTGCGCATGGCGCGACCGGCAAGGGCAACGACCAGGTTCGCTTCGAGCTTGGAGCGGCTGGTCTGGCTCCGAACATCAAGGTTATCGCGCCTTGGCGGCTGGAAGAGTTCCGTAACCAATTCCCGGGCCGCGCGGAAATGATCGCTTACGCGGAAGCGAACGGCATCCCTGTTCAGGCATCGGCTGCGAAGCCGTATTCCATGGACCGCAATCTGCTGCATATCAGCTATGAGAGCGGCGTCCTGGAAGATCCGTGGTTCGACGCCAGCGCGCCGGAGAACAAGGAAATGTTCCTGCTGACGAACGCGCCCGAGGACGCTCCGGACGAGGCGGAATATATTGAACTGGAATTCCTGAAGGGCGACTGTATTGCCCTTAACGGCGAACCGCTTGCGCCTCTCCAGGTTATGGAGAAGCTGAATGAGCTTGGCGGCAAGCACGGCATCGGCCGTGTGGATATGGTTGAGAACCGTTTTGTCGGCATGAAGAGCCGTGGTGTTTATGAAACGCCGGGCGGAACGATCCTGTTCACCGCTCACCGCAAAATGGAGTCCATCACGATGGACCGTGAAGTGATGAACGTCCGCGACAGCCTGATTACCCGTTACAGCACGCTTGTGTACAACGGCTTCTGGTTCGCTCCGGAACGCAAGGCGATTCAGGCGCTTGTAGCCGAGAGCCAGCAGAACGTAACCGGAACCGTACGCCTCAAGCTGTATAAAGGCAACATTATCGGCGCCGGCGTCAAGAGTCCGGTCAGCCTGTACAATCCGAATATCGCGACGATGGAGGCCGACCCGACACAGGCCTACGATCAAGGCGACGCTACCGGCTTCATCCGCCTGAACGCGCTGCGCCTGAAGGTTTCGACCGGAGTAGCTGAATCGGCGAAATAA
- a CDS encoding alpha/beta hydrolase: MALIECRFYSETLGLGTSMTVILPQRTKTQIGMGGVTRGTSLHPTLYLLHGLSDDDSIWLRRTSIERYVADKGIAVVMPQVHRSFYTDMASGGSYWTFISEELPALARSFFPLSAEREDNFVAGLSMGGYGAIKLGLRKPEAFAAAASLSGALDVTNLHLRHGNVMSKREYELIFGKVDISGTDEDLIALIRKADASGGPKPLLYQCCGTGDFLYEDNLRFRDACRSTSLSLTYEEGPGAHEWGYWDAKIQDVLAWLPLRG, encoded by the coding sequence ATGGCTTTGATTGAATGCCGGTTTTATTCGGAAACCTTGGGGCTGGGCACGTCGATGACGGTAATTCTACCGCAGCGGACGAAGACGCAAATTGGAATGGGCGGCGTCACCCGGGGAACCTCCCTCCATCCCACCTTGTATCTGCTGCACGGCTTATCGGATGACGACTCCATTTGGCTGCGCCGCACATCGATCGAGCGTTATGTGGCGGATAAAGGAATAGCGGTCGTGATGCCTCAGGTTCACCGCAGCTTTTACACGGACATGGCATCCGGAGGCAGCTACTGGACCTTTATCAGCGAGGAGCTGCCGGCGCTGGCGCGCTCGTTCTTTCCGCTGTCTGCGGAACGGGAGGATAATTTCGTAGCGGGCTTGTCGATGGGAGGCTACGGAGCAATCAAGCTGGGGCTTCGTAAGCCGGAGGCTTTTGCCGCGGCGGCCAGCCTGTCGGGTGCGCTGGATGTGACGAATCTCCATTTAAGACATGGCAACGTGATGTCCAAACGAGAATATGAATTGATCTTTGGCAAGGTGGATATCTCAGGGACCGATGAGGACCTGATAGCCTTAATCCGCAAGGCGGACGCCTCGGGCGGACCGAAGCCGCTGCTCTACCAATGCTGCGGTACGGGAGATTTTCTGTACGAGGATAATTTGCGTTTTCGCGATGCCTGTCGGTCAACCTCGCTGTCCTTAACCTATGAGGAGGGTCCGGGAGCTCATGAATGGGGATACTGGGATGCCAAAATTCAGGATGTGCTGGCCTGGCTGCCGCTGCGAGGGTAA
- a CDS encoding type IV pilus modification PilV family protein, with the protein MCKREIIMRSGGKKTMRFDLKQERGFTLIEVLAAIVILSIVSLVLTSYFVNAMSYSKSNQNKTIMVNLARNALFYMEKQDFEKTQDFFVTKGYTVSANVCQIGACGDNTTAEGQAYRDTFDTDSLASVLHPRVNGVAYTIDVVYQPGVWGNQPQPTGAVSSILNQSSVQSYLLPVKVEVRRADRGSPSANTVEVEGYITDERIR; encoded by the coding sequence ATGTGCAAACGCGAAATTATCATGCGGTCCGGAGGCAAGAAAACTATGCGGTTCGACCTAAAACAGGAGCGGGGCTTCACCCTTATCGAGGTGCTCGCGGCGATTGTGATTTTATCCATCGTCTCCCTGGTCCTGACATCATACTTCGTCAACGCGATGTCCTACTCGAAATCGAACCAGAACAAGACGATTATGGTCAATCTGGCGCGGAACGCGCTTTTTTATATGGAGAAGCAGGATTTTGAGAAAACTCAGGATTTTTTTGTTACTAAAGGCTACACGGTATCCGCCAATGTCTGCCAAATCGGTGCCTGCGGCGACAATACCACAGCTGAAGGGCAGGCTTACCGGGATACTTTTGACACGGATTCTTTGGCGAGTGTGCTGCATCCCCGGGTGAACGGCGTTGCTTACACCATCGATGTCGTTTATCAGCCAGGTGTATGGGGCAACCAGCCCCAGCCAACGGGCGCGGTGTCAAGCATCCTTAACCAGTCATCTGTACAGAGCTACTTGCTGCCGGTTAAAGTGGAGGTCAGACGTGCGGATAGAGGCAGTCCATCTGCCAATACCGTGGAGGTGGAGGGGTATATCACCGATGAACGAATTCGTTAA